In Marinobacter sp. LQ44, the following are encoded in one genomic region:
- the pcnB gene encoding polynucleotide adenylyltransferase PcnB, with amino-acid sequence MPKRLVEKLRSFIPGNGKKKARRYQRQEIPRDQHTVSRSMISEPARKVLHRLNKAGYEAYLVGGGVRDILLGGQPKDFDIATDATPEEVHDLFRNSRLIGRRFRIVHVVFGREIIEVTTFRGNARDTEDEPAADEHRTSEHGLLLRDNVYGNQEEDALRRDFTINALYYCIRNFTIIDYANGVDDLKNRQIRLIGDPETRYREDPVRMLRAIRFAAKLGFEIEPDTEAPIRELAPLLTHIPSARLFDEVLKLFSAGHGEATYDLLSEYGLLAPLFPETAKAIDAGESDELIRQALRNTDARIAQGKSVTPYFLFAAMLWPALQVEWRRRQDNGDPVQPALHGAIGKVIGRQVQATAIPKRFSGPMKEIWELQMRLPRRQGKRAFGTLTHPRFRAAYDFLLVRESAGEIEPGLGDWWTEFQRLDERGQEKMLSELDSANAPRKRRRKRSPVKRPPQA; translated from the coding sequence ATGCCTAAACGACTTGTAGAAAAACTACGCTCCTTCATTCCCGGCAACGGGAAAAAGAAAGCCCGACGCTACCAGCGGCAGGAGATCCCCCGGGATCAGCACACCGTGTCCCGCTCGATGATCAGCGAGCCCGCACGAAAAGTCCTGCATCGGCTCAACAAAGCCGGCTATGAAGCGTATCTGGTGGGTGGCGGCGTGCGCGACATCCTCCTGGGCGGACAGCCAAAGGATTTCGACATTGCCACCGATGCTACCCCTGAGGAAGTTCACGACCTGTTCCGGAATTCCCGACTGATCGGGCGCCGGTTCCGGATTGTGCATGTGGTATTCGGCCGGGAAATCATCGAGGTGACCACTTTCAGGGGCAACGCCCGGGACACCGAAGACGAACCGGCAGCCGACGAGCACAGAACCAGTGAGCATGGCCTGCTGTTGCGCGACAATGTCTACGGCAACCAGGAAGAAGACGCCCTGCGCCGTGACTTCACCATCAACGCGCTTTACTACTGCATCCGCAACTTCACCATCATCGACTACGCCAACGGCGTTGACGATCTGAAAAATCGCCAGATCCGCCTGATCGGTGACCCGGAAACCCGCTACCGTGAAGACCCGGTTCGCATGCTTCGCGCCATCCGCTTTGCCGCCAAACTGGGTTTCGAAATTGAACCGGACACCGAAGCTCCCATCCGGGAACTGGCGCCACTGCTGACTCACATCCCATCGGCCCGGCTATTTGATGAAGTGCTCAAGCTGTTCTCGGCGGGCCATGGCGAAGCTACCTACGACTTGCTCAGCGAGTACGGGCTACTGGCGCCCTTGTTCCCGGAAACCGCCAAGGCCATCGACGCCGGGGAATCCGACGAACTCATTCGCCAGGCACTGCGCAATACCGACGCCCGGATTGCCCAGGGCAAATCCGTCACTCCTTACTTCCTGTTTGCCGCCATGCTCTGGCCGGCCCTACAAGTGGAATGGCGCCGCCGCCAGGATAATGGCGACCCGGTGCAGCCCGCCCTTCATGGCGCCATCGGCAAAGTCATTGGCCGGCAGGTGCAGGCCACGGCCATTCCGAAACGCTTCTCAGGCCCGATGAAAGAGATCTGGGAACTGCAGATGCGCCTGCCCAGGCGCCAGGGCAAGCGGGCTTTTGGCACGCTGACCCACCCGCGCTTCCGGGCAGCCTACGATTTCCTGCTGGTACGTGAGTCCGCCGGCGAGATCGAACCGGGCCTCGGCGACTGGTGGACAGAATTCCAGCGCCTGGACGAACGGGGGCAGGAAAAAATGCTGTCTGAGCTGGACTCCGCCAACGCCCCGCGCAAACGGCGCCGCAAACGCAGCCCGGTCAAAAGGCCACCGCAAGCATGA
- a CDS encoding sigma-54-dependent transcriptional regulator → MPRILIVEDEDIIRSAVRKLLQHAGYEVADAVSVEEADNLEPDGFDLIITDLRLPGAAGTEMINRAPNTPVLIMTSYASLRSAVDSMKLGAVDYIAKPFDHDEMLAAVENILARQSAQPDQSASGENTGQHQATESDPAAIMYGRCEPMQKVFTLIRKVAPTETTVLIQGESGTGKELAARALHLLSPRATKPLISVNCAAIPESLIESELFGHEKGAFTGAVSARTGLIEAADGGSLFLDEIGELPAEAQARLLRVLQESEIRKVGSTQSRKVDVRMIAATHRNLKAMTRTGEFREDLYYRLNVMQIRIPPLRERRSDILGLARRFLKRQAEKLGRPELSLSPEAMQALERCRWPGNVRELENAIERASILTDGDIITPAVLDLDNEGSDEYIPETLVEGNNEQTRTREPDSANDLSLEDYFQHFVLENQDRMSETELAQKLGISRKSLWERRQRLGIPRKKSS, encoded by the coding sequence ATGCCCCGTATTCTGATAGTTGAAGATGAAGACATCATCCGCTCCGCGGTCCGCAAGCTGCTGCAGCACGCCGGTTACGAAGTGGCGGATGCCGTCTCCGTAGAGGAAGCGGACAACCTGGAACCGGACGGCTTTGACCTGATCATCACCGATCTGCGCCTGCCCGGCGCCGCGGGTACCGAGATGATCAACCGGGCGCCCAACACCCCGGTGCTGATCATGACCAGCTATGCCAGTCTGCGCTCCGCGGTGGACTCCATGAAACTTGGCGCCGTGGACTACATTGCCAAGCCCTTTGATCACGATGAAATGCTTGCAGCCGTGGAGAACATCCTGGCCCGCCAGAGTGCACAGCCGGATCAGTCTGCCAGCGGCGAGAACACCGGGCAGCACCAGGCGACCGAGTCCGACCCGGCAGCCATCATGTATGGCCGGTGCGAACCCATGCAGAAAGTGTTCACTCTGATTCGCAAGGTGGCCCCGACCGAGACCACCGTCCTGATACAGGGCGAGTCCGGCACCGGCAAGGAACTGGCGGCCAGGGCTCTGCATCTGCTCAGCCCCAGGGCCACCAAACCGTTGATTTCAGTGAACTGCGCGGCCATTCCCGAGAGCCTGATTGAATCGGAGCTGTTCGGCCATGAGAAAGGCGCATTCACCGGTGCGGTTTCCGCCCGCACCGGTCTGATTGAGGCCGCCGATGGCGGCAGCCTGTTCCTTGATGAGATCGGCGAACTGCCGGCAGAAGCCCAGGCCCGGCTGTTGCGAGTGCTGCAGGAAAGCGAGATCCGCAAGGTCGGCTCTACCCAGAGCCGGAAAGTGGATGTGCGCATGATAGCCGCAACCCACCGTAACCTGAAAGCAATGACCCGCACCGGAGAATTCCGGGAAGACCTGTATTACCGGCTTAACGTAATGCAAATCCGAATTCCGCCCCTGCGAGAACGCCGGTCAGACATTCTGGGCCTGGCCCGCCGTTTCCTTAAGCGGCAGGCAGAGAAGCTAGGACGGCCGGAGCTCAGTCTCAGCCCGGAGGCCATGCAGGCGCTGGAGCGGTGCCGCTGGCCAGGTAACGTGCGGGAGCTGGAAAATGCCATCGAACGGGCCTCCATTCTCACCGACGGCGACATCATTACCCCCGCAGTGCTGGACCTCGATAACGAGGGTAGTGACGAGTACATTCCGGAAACCCTGGTAGAAGGCAACAACGAGCAGACCCGCACCCGTGAGCCAGACTCCGCCAACGACCTGTCTCTGGAAGACTACTTTCAGCATTTTGTGCTGGAGAACCAGGACCGGATGAGCGAAACCGAGCTGGCCCAGAAGCTGGGCATCAGCCGGAAATCTCTGTGGGAACGGCGCCAGCGTTTGGGTATTCCCCGCAAGAAAAGTTCCTGA
- a CDS encoding ATP-binding protein has protein sequence MSFSASGLLLASLLYLILLFGIAWSTERGTLLRQWVRHPLVYTLSLGVYAGIWAVYGAIGMAAESGYGFLAYYLGISGAFLLAPVLLNPILRIGRAYQLTSLADLFAYRYRSQWAGTLVTLCSAAAILALLSMQIQAVAVSASLLAPDTSPKAISVMFSLIVVLFTMLFGARRHQSSGNHQGLVLAIAFDSLVKVVALLVLGGVVLFGVFGGTDGLEEWLARASHPEATMTMAINDGSWRALLLMSFAAALVLPHMYHMTFSENPSPRALAKASWGLPLYLLLLGLPVPLIVWAGQALGVVVPQAFFSIGVAQALESPALTLLMYIAGLSAASGLMIVSTLALSGMVLNHVVLPLKTPKDQGDIYQWLQWVKRLLIAVILFLALLFHETIGQNLDLSILGAISLSGTLQLLPGALGVIYWPEGNRRGLIAGLLTGLAIWMTTLVLPFSYAADLLSWLDLPVTPGYDNWHLFTFISLTANISVFALVSILSPASPEETSAAQACSLGALSRPQRRELLATSSNDFVQHLTDPLGPTVARREVERALGQLKLPNVEFRPYQLRRLRDQVEINLSGLLGPAVARDIVKRHLGFKPLTHGGTGQDIRYVERALGDYQNQLTGLAGELDNLRRHYRQTLQNLPIPACSVGEDGEILMWNHAIESLTGISADEVVGAKLMALPEHWHTLLDDFNRGDDLHRYKHRLDLRGKPHWLNLHKAALSGPDHPEGGSIILVEDQTETRLLEDELMHSERLASVGRLAAGVAHEIGNPVTGISSLAQNLKLETDDPSILETADQIQQQTRRISAILQSLMNFARTGNHAHANRYEPVSIHRCVEESINLLSLSDKGMGIQYRNECPENLQILGDEQRLVQVFVNLLANARDASPDGGTIRVSGKGDGYSAIIEVIDEGTGIPADQLDHIFEPFYTTKAPNKGTGLGLSLVYSIVEEHYGNVQVESPADTERQRGTCVRLRLPAYEPDTDTGNSTPNERS, from the coding sequence ATGAGTTTTAGCGCCAGCGGCCTGCTACTGGCCAGCCTCCTGTACCTGATTCTGTTGTTCGGCATTGCCTGGAGTACCGAGCGGGGCACCCTGCTGCGTCAGTGGGTACGGCATCCTCTGGTTTATACCCTGAGCCTTGGCGTCTACGCCGGCATCTGGGCAGTCTACGGCGCCATCGGCATGGCGGCGGAATCCGGTTACGGCTTTCTGGCTTACTATCTGGGTATCTCCGGGGCCTTTCTGCTGGCGCCGGTGTTGCTGAACCCGATCTTGCGCATCGGCCGCGCTTATCAACTGACGTCCCTGGCTGACCTCTTTGCCTATCGTTATCGCAGCCAGTGGGCCGGCACCCTGGTGACACTCTGCTCAGCCGCCGCCATTCTGGCGCTGCTGAGCATGCAGATTCAGGCTGTTGCGGTATCGGCGTCCCTGCTCGCGCCTGACACCTCGCCCAAAGCCATCAGCGTGATGTTCAGCCTGATCGTCGTGCTGTTCACCATGCTCTTTGGCGCACGCCGGCACCAGAGCTCTGGCAACCATCAGGGGCTGGTGCTGGCCATCGCCTTTGACTCCCTGGTCAAGGTGGTTGCCCTGCTGGTACTGGGTGGTGTGGTATTGTTTGGAGTGTTTGGCGGCACCGACGGGCTTGAAGAATGGTTGGCCCGGGCCTCACACCCCGAGGCAACCATGACCATGGCGATCAATGATGGCAGCTGGCGGGCCCTGCTGCTGATGTCGTTTGCCGCCGCGCTGGTCCTCCCGCACATGTACCATATGACCTTCAGCGAGAACCCCTCGCCAAGGGCCCTGGCGAAAGCCAGCTGGGGCCTGCCCCTGTATCTGCTACTGCTTGGCCTGCCAGTGCCCCTGATTGTCTGGGCCGGCCAGGCCCTGGGTGTTGTTGTGCCCCAGGCGTTTTTCAGTATCGGGGTGGCCCAGGCACTGGAGAGCCCGGCGCTAACACTGTTGATGTATATCGCAGGGCTTTCCGCCGCCAGCGGGCTGATGATCGTCAGCACCCTGGCGCTGTCGGGCATGGTTCTCAACCATGTTGTGCTGCCCCTGAAAACTCCCAAAGACCAGGGCGACATCTATCAATGGCTGCAGTGGGTAAAACGCCTGCTCATTGCCGTTATCCTGTTTCTGGCGCTGCTGTTCCACGAAACCATTGGCCAGAACCTGGACCTGTCCATCCTCGGAGCCATCTCGCTCTCCGGCACCTTGCAGCTGCTACCAGGCGCCCTCGGCGTTATCTACTGGCCGGAGGGCAACCGGCGCGGTCTGATCGCCGGACTGCTGACCGGCCTGGCCATCTGGATGACCACCCTGGTGCTGCCGTTTTCCTACGCCGCCGACCTGCTGTCCTGGCTGGATCTTCCGGTCACCCCGGGTTATGACAATTGGCACCTGTTCACTTTCATCAGCCTGACGGCCAACATTTCGGTGTTTGCACTGGTCTCAATCCTGAGCCCCGCGTCTCCGGAAGAAACCAGCGCGGCACAGGCCTGCTCCCTGGGTGCGCTGTCTCGCCCACAGCGCAGGGAACTGCTGGCAACATCCTCCAACGACTTCGTTCAACATCTGACCGACCCGCTGGGCCCGACCGTGGCCCGACGGGAAGTAGAGCGTGCACTGGGGCAATTAAAGCTGCCCAACGTGGAGTTTCGCCCCTACCAGCTCAGGCGCCTGCGGGATCAGGTTGAAATCAACCTGTCGGGCTTGCTGGGCCCCGCCGTAGCCAGGGATATTGTCAAACGCCATCTGGGCTTCAAACCCCTGACCCACGGCGGCACCGGCCAGGACATCCGCTATGTGGAGCGGGCGCTGGGCGACTACCAGAACCAGCTTACCGGCCTGGCCGGGGAGCTCGACAACTTGCGGCGCCACTACCGGCAGACCCTGCAGAACCTGCCGATACCCGCCTGCTCTGTCGGTGAGGATGGCGAAATCCTGATGTGGAACCACGCCATCGAATCGCTCACTGGCATTTCTGCCGACGAGGTGGTCGGCGCCAAACTGATGGCCCTGCCGGAGCACTGGCATACCCTGCTGGACGACTTCAACCGGGGCGACGACCTGCACCGTTACAAGCACCGGCTCGACCTGCGGGGCAAGCCCCACTGGCTGAACCTTCATAAGGCTGCCCTGAGCGGGCCGGACCATCCGGAAGGTGGCTCGATCATTCTGGTGGAAGACCAGACCGAAACCCGATTACTGGAAGACGAGCTGATGCACAGTGAACGGCTGGCCTCCGTGGGCCGACTGGCCGCCGGTGTTGCGCACGAGATTGGCAACCCGGTCACCGGTATTTCGTCGCTGGCCCAGAACCTGAAACTGGAAACCGACGACCCGTCCATCCTGGAAACCGCAGACCAGATACAGCAGCAAACCCGACGCATCTCCGCCATATTGCAGTCACTGATGAACTTTGCCCGAACCGGCAACCACGCCCATGCCAACCGCTATGAGCCGGTCAGCATCCACCGCTGCGTGGAAGAATCCATCAACCTGTTGTCGCTGAGTGACAAGGGCATGGGCATCCAGTACCGGAACGAGTGCCCGGAAAACCTGCAGATACTGGGGGATGAGCAACGCCTGGTGCAGGTCTTCGTCAACCTCCTGGCCAACGCCCGGGATGCCTCGCCAGACGGCGGTACCATCCGGGTCAGTGGAAAGGGCGATGGCTACTCCGCTATCATCGAAGTGATTGACGAAGGCACCGGCATTCCCGCTGACCAGCTGGACCATATCTTTGAACCGTTTTACACCACCAAAGCACCGAACAAAGGTACGGGCCTTGGGCTTTCACTGGTGTATAGCATTGTTGAAGAACACTATGGCAACGTACAGGTGGAAAGCCCGGCAGATACCGAACGCCAGCGGGGAACCTGTGTAAGGTTACGCCTGCCCGCCTACGAGCCAGACACCGATACCGGCAACAGCACCCCGAACGAAAGGTCGTGA
- the gluQRS gene encoding tRNA glutamyl-Q(34) synthetase GluQRS has protein sequence MEQPRYRGRFAPSPTGPLHFGSLVTALASWLEARTAGGDWLVRIEDLDPLREPPEATGRILHSLDCHGLLPDEPVRFQSRRHDAYQAAIGQLLARHKAYRCRCSRKLLQKHGGYHPDHCRDGHPAPGDTPYAIRFALTDEVSHWQDLLLGEQQQRVAAELDDPVLLRKEGFYAYQLAVVVDDIDQNISHVVRGSDLLDMTAQQQQIFRALGAQSPQWLHIPVVVNDQGQKLSKQTHAPALDDQQPAANLVNALAALGQQPPPALVQATVDDVLAWGRENWRRHAIPLTSRQARGITPNTHLRPDH, from the coding sequence ATGGAGCAACCACGGTACCGTGGGCGTTTTGCCCCTTCCCCGACAGGACCGCTGCATTTCGGCTCTCTTGTAACTGCCCTGGCCAGTTGGCTGGAAGCCCGCACTGCCGGTGGCGACTGGCTGGTTCGCATCGAAGACCTGGACCCGCTGAGGGAGCCCCCCGAGGCCACCGGCCGGATTCTCCATTCCCTGGATTGCCACGGCCTGCTTCCCGACGAACCGGTGCGATTTCAGTCCCGGCGTCACGACGCCTACCAGGCCGCCATTGGCCAGCTTCTGGCGCGGCATAAAGCCTATCGGTGCCGGTGCTCCCGAAAACTGCTCCAAAAGCACGGCGGTTATCATCCGGACCACTGCCGAGATGGCCATCCAGCACCTGGAGATACCCCCTACGCCATTCGATTTGCCCTGACCGACGAAGTCAGCCACTGGCAGGATCTGCTGCTGGGCGAGCAACAACAGCGAGTAGCTGCAGAGCTGGACGACCCGGTGCTACTGCGCAAGGAAGGCTTCTACGCCTACCAACTGGCCGTGGTGGTGGACGATATAGACCAGAACATCAGCCACGTGGTGCGGGGCTCCGACTTACTGGACATGACCGCCCAGCAGCAACAGATTTTCCGGGCTCTTGGTGCCCAGTCACCACAGTGGCTGCATATACCGGTCGTCGTGAACGATCAGGGCCAGAAGCTGAGCAAACAGACCCACGCTCCGGCACTGGATGATCAGCAGCCCGCCGCCAACCTGGTCAACGCACTGGCAGCCCTTGGCCAACAGCCTCCGCCCGCGCTTGTGCAGGCAACGGTGGACGATGTGCTCGCCTGGGGCCGGGAAAACTGGCGCCGGCACGCCATCCCCCTGACATCCCGGCAGGCCCGTGGTATAACCCCAAACACACACTTGCGTCCGGACCACTGA
- the dksA gene encoding RNA polymerase-binding protein DksA, whose translation MANTAEQPRERFTNFTPYEMKKGEDYMSADMLQHFKNLLLQWKQELMEEVDRTMHHMQEDAANYADPSDRATQEEEFSLELRTRDRERKLIKKIDQTIDRIDKDDYGFCDQCGVEIGIRRLEARPTATLCIDCKTLAEIRERQTGI comes from the coding sequence ATGGCAAACACTGCAGAACAACCACGCGAACGTTTTACCAATTTCACCCCTTATGAAATGAAAAAGGGTGAAGACTACATGAGTGCTGACATGCTGCAGCACTTCAAAAATCTGCTCCTGCAGTGGAAACAGGAGCTGATGGAAGAAGTGGACCGCACCATGCACCACATGCAGGAAGACGCCGCAAATTACGCGGATCCCAGTGACCGTGCAACCCAGGAAGAAGAATTCAGCCTGGAACTGCGCACCCGGGATCGCGAGCGCAAGCTGATCAAAAAGATCGACCAAACCATCGACCGCATCGACAAAGACGACTACGGTTTCTGCGATCAGTGCGGCGTGGAGATCGGCATTCGTCGTTTGGAAGCGCGCCCGACGGCCACCCTGTGCATTGACTGCAAGACCCTGGCGGAAATCCGCGAGCGCCAGACCGGCATCTGA
- the sfsA gene encoding DNA/RNA nuclease SfsA — protein MKFAEPLVEGRLIRRYKRFLADVRLPNGEEVTAHCPNTGSMLGCQPDNARVWLSRSDNPKRKLKYTWELVETAPAVFACVNTARPNAQAREAIEAGRVPELAGYLECRAEVRYGDEKSRIDLLLSGHPARPDAWVEVKNVTLAEGSNGYFPDAVTERGQKHLRELMAQVGKGDRAVLLFVVNHTGIDVVRPADHIDARYGELLRQAQAAGVEVLAYRAALAGPDGNPGGRLELTEAVPFSLRA, from the coding sequence ATGAAGTTTGCTGAACCTTTGGTGGAAGGGCGCCTGATTCGACGCTACAAACGCTTCCTTGCCGATGTGCGATTGCCCAATGGCGAGGAAGTGACGGCGCACTGCCCGAACACCGGCTCTATGCTGGGTTGCCAGCCCGATAACGCCAGGGTCTGGCTGAGCCGTAGCGATAATCCCAAGCGCAAGTTGAAGTATACCTGGGAGCTGGTGGAAACCGCCCCTGCGGTATTTGCCTGCGTGAATACCGCCCGCCCCAACGCCCAGGCTCGGGAGGCCATTGAAGCCGGGCGGGTGCCGGAGCTGGCCGGTTACTTAGAATGCCGGGCCGAGGTGCGTTACGGTGATGAGAAAAGCCGGATCGATTTGCTGTTGTCGGGTCATCCGGCACGGCCAGACGCCTGGGTGGAGGTGAAGAATGTCACGCTGGCAGAGGGATCGAACGGGTATTTCCCGGATGCGGTGACCGAACGGGGTCAGAAGCACCTGAGGGAACTGATGGCGCAGGTGGGAAAAGGCGACCGGGCGGTTCTGTTGTTCGTGGTCAACCACACCGGGATCGACGTTGTGCGCCCAGCGGATCACATTGACGCCCGTTACGGTGAGTTACTGCGTCAGGCGCAGGCCGCAGGGGTTGAGGTATTGGCTTATCGTGCCGCGCTTGCAGGGCCGGACGGCAATCCGGGTGGCAGGCTGGAGCTGACCGAAGCGGTGCCGTTCAGTCTCCGAGCCTGA
- a CDS encoding Rieske (2Fe-2S) protein, translating to MTEQNHPWQTVCPATELVPGRFIEFRLKQKAREPEGMPLTGFVFLDGNEPKAYLNICPHLGIELNWMPGKFMDADNLFIQCSTHGALFKPGTGECIAGPCQGDALTALEVRQQGDHIEVRLGD from the coding sequence ATGACGGAACAGAACCATCCCTGGCAGACCGTTTGTCCTGCAACGGAGCTGGTTCCAGGCCGGTTTATTGAATTCCGACTGAAACAGAAGGCCCGTGAACCGGAAGGCATGCCCCTGACTGGCTTTGTGTTTCTGGATGGTAACGAGCCGAAAGCCTACCTGAACATCTGCCCCCACCTGGGCATTGAACTGAACTGGATGCCAGGTAAATTCATGGACGCCGACAACCTGTTTATCCAGTGCTCGACTCATGGCGCGCTGTTCAAGCCCGGCACCGGCGAGTGCATTGCCGGGCCCTGCCAGGGCGATGCCTTGACCGCCCTGGAGGTGCGCCAGCAGGGTGACCATATCGAAGTCAGGCTCGGAGACTGA
- a CDS encoding pentapeptide repeat-containing protein, with translation MDDIQEHELHQIDHPLYEILRSEDIKAFNAEKAKLSELPSFAHGDFRGLDLRGLDAKGLDLRHAYFRGADLRGIDFSKSRMEGASIASAKISGCYFPHRLEADEIVMSLNHGTRMRYALLPK, from the coding sequence ATGGACGACATTCAGGAACACGAACTGCATCAGATTGATCACCCGCTGTATGAAATTCTGCGCAGCGAAGACATCAAGGCGTTCAATGCTGAGAAAGCAAAACTGAGCGAGCTGCCCAGTTTTGCCCATGGCGACTTCCGGGGGCTGGATTTACGCGGCCTGGACGCCAAAGGGTTGGATTTACGGCACGCTTACTTCCGGGGCGCAGACCTGCGCGGCATCGATTTTTCCAAATCCCGGATGGAGGGTGCCAGCATCGCCAGTGCCAAGATCTCCGGCTGCTATTTTCCCCATCGCCTGGAGGCCGACGAAATCGTGATGTCTTTGAATCACGGCACCCGGATGCGCTACGCCCTGCTGCCGAAATGA
- a CDS encoding AAA family ATPase codes for MSATPSETLIKALQNPELYDHPVQGFQVIETHISQVLLTGSYAYKIKKPMDFGFLDFSTLARRKHFCEEELRLNSRLASELYLEVLPITGTPEQPVIGGEGEAFEYAIRMRQFDQDQLFDKRQERGDLPPEMLTNLARQVALFHDSLPAVADDKPLGTPDAVYAAMQENFEQIRPMLDDNTLLLQLDNLEEWTRTTFERHRELITSRRAKGMVRECHGDLHLANITVFNDQVTVFDCIEFNEPFRWIDVINDLAFLLMDLESRREPLLANLVLNSYLEYRGDFEALALLPLYKAYRAMVRAKIALFTMANPSLGEDERAGLMQRYRDYAQLAEDYGEIPNHYLLATTGLSASGKTCVSAAMAGELNLIRLRSDVERKRLHGLGPLDDSKSGVGTDLYSPEVTEQTYQHLANLAQDLLASGLSVIVDAACLKERERTLFAKVAETQGVPFALLHCEAPEHLRREWVRKRKGDASEATEELLDAQQSWFEPLTVEEKTHTVHLHTDQEHVAEAVADRIRQHFGLSPSQSV; via the coding sequence GTGAGCGCGACCCCATCGGAAACACTGATCAAGGCACTGCAAAACCCGGAGCTGTATGACCACCCGGTACAGGGCTTTCAAGTGATTGAAACCCACATTTCACAAGTGTTGCTGACCGGCAGCTACGCCTACAAGATCAAAAAACCGATGGATTTCGGCTTTCTGGACTTCTCCACTCTGGCGCGCCGCAAGCACTTCTGCGAGGAAGAACTCCGACTCAACAGCCGCCTGGCATCCGAGCTTTACCTGGAGGTGCTGCCCATCACCGGCACACCAGAGCAACCTGTCATCGGCGGTGAGGGAGAAGCCTTTGAATACGCCATCCGCATGCGCCAGTTCGACCAGGACCAGCTGTTCGACAAGCGCCAGGAGCGCGGCGACCTGCCACCGGAGATGCTCACCAACCTGGCCCGCCAGGTAGCGCTGTTCCACGATAGCTTGCCTGCCGTTGCCGACGATAAACCCCTGGGCACCCCGGACGCGGTGTACGCCGCGATGCAGGAAAACTTCGAGCAGATTCGCCCGATGCTGGACGACAACACCCTGCTGCTGCAACTGGACAACCTGGAAGAATGGACCCGGACCACCTTCGAACGGCACCGGGAGCTGATTACCAGCCGCAGGGCCAAGGGCATGGTGCGGGAATGCCATGGCGACTTGCACCTGGCCAATATTACGGTGTTCAACGATCAGGTCACGGTGTTCGACTGCATCGAATTCAATGAGCCGTTCCGCTGGATTGATGTCATCAACGATCTGGCGTTTCTGCTGATGGACCTGGAATCCCGCCGGGAACCGCTGCTGGCCAACCTGGTGCTGAACAGCTATCTGGAATACCGGGGCGATTTCGAAGCTCTGGCCCTGCTCCCGCTCTACAAGGCTTACCGGGCGATGGTCCGGGCCAAAATCGCCCTGTTCACCATGGCTAACCCAAGCCTGGGCGAGGACGAAAGAGCCGGCCTGATGCAACGATACCGGGATTACGCCCAATTGGCGGAAGATTACGGCGAGATCCCAAACCATTACCTGCTGGCCACCACCGGTCTGTCGGCCAGTGGCAAAACCTGCGTCAGTGCTGCCATGGCCGGTGAGCTGAACCTGATCAGACTGCGCTCAGATGTTGAGCGCAAACGGCTGCACGGCCTCGGACCGCTGGACGACAGCAAATCCGGCGTTGGCACGGACCTGTACAGCCCGGAAGTCACCGAACAGACTTATCAGCACCTCGCCAATCTGGCCCAGGACCTGCTGGCCTCCGGGCTTTCCGTCATCGTGGATGCAGCCTGCCTGAAAGAGCGCGAACGCACGCTCTTCGCCAAGGTCGCCGAGACCCAGGGCGTGCCCTTTGCCCTGCTGCACTGCGAGGCCCCGGAACACCTTAGGCGGGAGTGGGTGCGCAAACGCAAAGGCGATGCCTCGGAAGCCACCGAAGAACTGCTGGATGCACAGCAAAGCTGGTTCGAGCCACTGACGGTGGAGGAGAAAACCCACACCGTGCACCTGCATACCGACCAGGAGCATGTAGCTGAAGCGGTCGCAGACCGAATTCGGCAGCACTTTGGCTTGTCACCGAGCCAAAGCGTCTAA